In Stenotrophomonas sp. 169, one DNA window encodes the following:
- a CDS encoding dipeptidase, translated as MILRRLSPLLALALSVPLSAQAIDFSTAELQRAKALQQRLLTLDSHLDTPANFARDGFDIDNRHDHNALSQVDYPRMVDGALDGGFWAIYTGQGDRTAAAHLRDRDAGLQRLLEIRTMVAANADRFELALTPADARRIKADGKRVVFISMENASPLVADPSLLRFYHQAGLRMLSTVHFANNEFADSATNPQGPEWNGLSAAGKALVLDAVKQGIVIDQSHASDAVFDQLIAMLPVPFVLSHSASKAIHDHPRNLDDTRLRQLAKAGGVIQVNAYGGYLVDPGKSPQRKAAEDALSKRLGGWEAMSIAQGAELQRGEDALDAKYPVRHATLDDFFAHMGHILEVVGPGHVGIGLDWDGGGGLTDLRDVSDLPKITAWLLRRGYDEKQIAGIWGGNLLRVMQQAQDHAER; from the coding sequence ATGATCCTGCGTCGCCTGTCCCCGTTGCTCGCCCTGGCGCTCAGCGTGCCGCTGTCCGCCCAGGCCATCGACTTCAGCACGGCGGAGCTGCAGCGCGCGAAAGCCCTGCAGCAGCGCCTGCTCACGCTCGACAGCCATCTGGATACGCCGGCCAATTTCGCCCGCGATGGCTTCGACATCGATAACCGCCACGATCACAATGCCCTGTCGCAGGTGGATTACCCGCGCATGGTCGATGGTGCGCTGGATGGTGGGTTCTGGGCGATCTACACCGGTCAGGGCGACCGCACCGCCGCGGCCCATCTGCGCGACCGCGATGCGGGCCTGCAGCGCCTGCTGGAGATCCGCACCATGGTGGCGGCCAACGCTGACCGTTTCGAACTGGCCCTCACCCCGGCCGACGCACGGCGGATCAAGGCCGATGGCAAGCGCGTAGTGTTCATCAGCATGGAAAACGCCAGCCCGCTGGTGGCCGATCCCTCACTGCTGCGCTTCTACCACCAGGCCGGACTGCGCATGCTCAGCACCGTGCACTTCGCCAACAACGAATTCGCCGACTCGGCCACCAATCCGCAGGGCCCGGAGTGGAACGGACTGAGCGCGGCGGGCAAGGCGTTGGTGCTGGATGCAGTGAAGCAGGGCATCGTGATCGATCAGTCGCACGCCTCCGACGCGGTATTCGACCAGCTGATCGCGATGTTGCCGGTGCCGTTCGTGCTGTCCCACAGTGCGTCGAAAGCGATCCATGACCACCCGCGCAACCTCGACGACACGCGCCTGCGGCAGCTGGCCAAAGCGGGCGGGGTGATACAGGTCAACGCCTACGGCGGTTATCTGGTGGACCCCGGCAAGAGCCCGCAGCGCAAGGCCGCCGAAGACGCGCTCAGCAAGCGCCTTGGCGGTTGGGAAGCGATGAGCATCGCGCAGGGCGCTGAACTGCAGCGCGGCGAAGACGCCCTGGATGCGAAGTACCCGGTGCGCCACGCCACCCTGGATGACTTCTTCGCCCACATGGGCCACATCCTGGAGGTCGTCGGGCCTGGGCACGTGGGCATCGGCCTGGACTGGGACGGTGGCGGTGGATTGACGGACCTGCGCGATGTCAGCGACCTGCCGAAGATCACCGCTTGGCTGCTGCGCCGTG
- a CDS encoding class I SAM-dependent rRNA methyltransferase, with the protein MNTSAPFVRLKNAWRSSHPWIFQKLVEKPAVRPKPGTIVDVFGVEGDFIGRGFYNGHSRIAVRILETDERVPVDAGWFSRKIAQAVELRRDVLKLDAVSDAWRVVHSEGDGLSGLVVDRYGDLVVVEFFAAGMFRHREWIYEALSEQFPGCRFHSFADEHVQKQESFDFHGNTTTEASVITEYGVKFRADPAGAHKTGFFADQRDNREWLSQHVEGKTVLDLCCNTGGFAVYAAARGASEVVGIDIDEDVIQIAKGNAKLNNVRPKFVQSDIFPWLRDAANRGEQYDVVILDPAKMTRDRDQVISALKKYLDMNKLALGVVKPGGLFATFSCTGLVAEDQFLDMLRRAAFYSGRTIQILKVSGAGPDHPFMAHVQESRYLKAVFCRVL; encoded by the coding sequence ATGAATACCTCTGCCCCCTTTGTCCGTCTCAAGAATGCCTGGCGCTCCAGCCACCCGTGGATCTTCCAGAAACTGGTCGAAAAACCGGCCGTCCGGCCCAAGCCCGGGACCATCGTCGATGTCTTCGGCGTGGAGGGTGACTTCATCGGGCGCGGCTTCTACAACGGCCATTCGCGCATCGCGGTGCGCATCCTGGAAACCGACGAACGCGTGCCGGTCGACGCGGGCTGGTTCTCGCGCAAGATCGCCCAGGCCGTGGAACTGCGCCGCGATGTGTTGAAGCTGGATGCGGTCAGCGATGCCTGGCGCGTGGTGCACAGCGAAGGCGACGGCCTGTCCGGCCTGGTGGTGGACCGCTATGGCGATCTGGTGGTGGTGGAGTTCTTCGCCGCCGGCATGTTCCGCCATCGCGAGTGGATCTACGAAGCCCTGAGCGAACAGTTCCCGGGCTGCCGCTTCCACAGCTTCGCCGACGAGCACGTGCAGAAGCAGGAAAGCTTCGACTTCCACGGCAACACCACCACTGAAGCCTCGGTGATCACCGAGTACGGCGTGAAGTTCCGCGCCGATCCGGCCGGCGCGCACAAGACCGGCTTCTTTGCCGACCAGCGCGACAACCGCGAGTGGCTGAGCCAGCACGTCGAAGGCAAGACCGTGCTCGATCTGTGCTGCAACACCGGTGGGTTTGCGGTGTACGCCGCCGCGCGCGGTGCCAGTGAAGTGGTGGGCATCGACATCGACGAGGACGTGATCCAGATCGCCAAGGGCAACGCCAAGCTCAACAATGTGCGGCCGAAGTTCGTGCAGTCCGACATCTTCCCGTGGCTGCGGGATGCCGCCAACCGCGGCGAGCAGTACGACGTGGTGATCCTGGACCCGGCGAAGATGACCCGCGACCGCGACCAGGTGATCAGCGCACTCAAGAAGTACCTGGACATGAACAAGCTGGCGCTGGGGGTGGTGAAGCCCGGTGGCCTGTTCGCCACGTTCTCGTGCACCGGGCTGGTGGCTGAAGATCAGTTCCTGGACATGCTGCGCCGCGCGGCGTTCTACTCCGGCCGCACGATCCAGATCCTGAAGGTGTCCGGCGCCGGCCCTGACCACCCGTTCATGGCGCACGTGCAGGAATCACGCTACCTGAAGGCCGTGTTCTGCCGGGTGCTGTAA
- a CDS encoding TerC family protein has protein sequence MQTIGNLWLWLGFGAVVIIALLVDLVLMRHGGPHKVTFKEALWWSIGWVLLALAFNGGLWYYLNETAGQVVANKVGLEFLTGYLVEKALAVDNIFVFLMIMGYFAVPEEQRQKVLIIGILGAIVLRTIMIFAGSVLITQFHWLLYVFGAFLLFTGWKMWFSAGQEPDLESNPALRWMRKHLRLLPDYAGNAMSVMRDGKRWYTPLFAVLILIAVTDVIFAVDSIPAIFAITTDPFIVLTSNVFAVLGLRAMFFLLAGMADRFHLLPYGLALVLGFIGIKMMIIDLFKIPTPISLGVVALIIAITVVLSLKIPPKHDKV, from the coding sequence ATGCAGACGATCGGCAATTTGTGGTTATGGCTTGGCTTCGGCGCGGTGGTGATCATCGCGCTGCTCGTCGACCTCGTATTGATGCGCCACGGCGGCCCGCACAAGGTCACCTTCAAGGAAGCCCTGTGGTGGTCGATCGGCTGGGTGCTGCTCGCCCTGGCCTTCAACGGCGGCCTTTGGTACTACCTCAATGAGACCGCGGGCCAAGTGGTGGCCAACAAGGTCGGCCTCGAATTCCTGACCGGTTACCTGGTCGAAAAGGCGCTGGCAGTCGACAACATCTTCGTCTTCCTGATGATCATGGGCTACTTCGCGGTGCCCGAAGAGCAGCGGCAGAAGGTGCTGATCATCGGCATCCTGGGCGCGATCGTGCTGCGAACGATCATGATCTTCGCCGGTAGCGTGCTGATCACCCAGTTCCATTGGCTGCTCTACGTGTTCGGCGCCTTCCTGCTGTTCACGGGTTGGAAGATGTGGTTCTCTGCGGGCCAGGAGCCGGACCTGGAAAGCAACCCTGCCCTGCGCTGGATGCGCAAGCACCTGCGCCTGCTGCCGGACTATGCCGGCAACGCCATGAGCGTCATGCGTGACGGCAAGCGGTGGTACACCCCGTTGTTCGCGGTGCTGATCCTGATCGCGGTCACCGACGTCATCTTCGCGGTGGACAGCATCCCGGCGATCTTCGCCATCACCACCGACCCGTTCATCGTGCTCACCTCGAACGTGTTCGCGGTGCTGGGCCTGCGCGCGATGTTCTTCCTGCTGGCCGGCATGGCCGATCGCTTCCACCTGTTGCCGTATGGCTTGGCGCTGGTGCTGGGCTTCATCGGCATCAAGATGATGATCATCGACCTGTTCAAGATCCCGACCCCGATCTCGCTGGGCGTGGTTGCGCTGATCATCGCCATCACGGTGGTGCTGAGCCTGAAGATCCCGCCCAAGCACGACAAGGTGTGA
- a CDS encoding rhomboid family intramembrane serine protease, protein MNANAPVPAGKTPAPPPDRLRILRAFNLSLGTVVLLVAIFALQSYFDWRPWAVAPLDIAGLLGLLGAPLLHASVEHVAANSVALLILGTLAGSVYPKATLRALPLLWIGSGIGAWLLGDPGSLHLGASGVTHGLMFLLASLGLLRRDRAAIATGLIGMLFYGGMLMTVLPHTPGVSWQSHMGGAFAGIIAALLFRHSDPMAVRPRYSWEDEEESIEALPDDELEPPSPRQVPVLWQPREGKDYVVLPFRRPGQDDARQD, encoded by the coding sequence ATGAACGCCAACGCACCCGTGCCAGCCGGCAAGACCCCGGCCCCGCCTCCTGACCGCCTGCGCATCCTGCGCGCCTTCAACCTGAGCCTGGGAACGGTCGTGCTGCTGGTGGCGATCTTCGCCCTGCAGAGCTACTTCGATTGGCGGCCCTGGGCCGTCGCGCCACTCGACATCGCCGGCCTGCTGGGTTTGCTGGGTGCGCCGCTGCTGCACGCCTCTGTGGAACACGTGGCCGCCAACAGCGTGGCGCTGCTGATCCTGGGCACGCTGGCCGGCAGCGTGTACCCGAAGGCGACACTGCGCGCGCTGCCGCTGCTGTGGATCGGCTCGGGCATCGGTGCCTGGTTGCTGGGCGACCCCGGCAGCCTGCACTTGGGCGCAAGTGGCGTTACCCATGGCTTGATGTTCCTGCTGGCCAGCCTGGGCCTGCTGCGTCGTGACCGTGCCGCCATCGCCACCGGCCTGATCGGCATGCTGTTCTACGGCGGCATGTTGATGACGGTGCTGCCGCATACGCCGGGGGTGTCGTGGCAGTCGCACATGGGCGGAGCGTTCGCCGGCATCATCGCGGCGTTGCTGTTCCGCCACAGCGACCCGATGGCCGTACGGCCACGCTACAGCTGGGAAGACGAAGAAGAGTCCATCGAAGCCCTGCCCGACGACGAACTGGAGCCCCCCTCACCGCGCCAGGTGCCAGTGCTGTGGCAGCCGCGCGAGGGGAAAGACTACGTGGTGCTGCCGTTCCGCCGCCCGGGCCAGGACGACGCGCGCCAGGACTGA
- a CDS encoding glycerophosphodiester phosphodiesterase, whose product MKSWGCALLLSLAVAPSVAMSAETSSAAPGKASVYAHRGASALLPEHTLAAYAQAISDGADYIEPDLVMTKDGVLVARHENEIGGTTDVASRKEFADRRTRKTIDGQQVDGWFSEDFTLAELKTLYVRERLPALRSTAFDGQFRIATFDEILAFLVQQAGRANKGIGLVPEIKHPSYFQSIGLPMEDKVLAALQANPYTKVGPVTLQSFETANLRYLRGKIGRGSNIRLLQLTWKGEAQPADIAKAGGALTYAQMLTPAGLKEIATYADGIGPELRSIIPLDAKGALGAPTTVVRDAHAAGLMVIPYTFRPENSFIAANLRTGEPNARNNEGSVAEMRAYLATGIDAFFTDDPALGRKAVDGP is encoded by the coding sequence GTGAAGTCGTGGGGTTGTGCGTTGCTGCTCTCTCTGGCCGTGGCACCATCGGTGGCCATGAGCGCCGAAACTTCTTCAGCTGCACCGGGCAAGGCATCGGTCTATGCCCACCGTGGGGCCAGTGCCTTGCTGCCCGAGCACACGTTGGCCGCGTATGCGCAGGCCATCAGCGATGGCGCCGACTACATAGAGCCCGACCTGGTCATGACCAAGGACGGTGTGCTGGTGGCGCGCCACGAGAACGAGATCGGCGGTACGACCGACGTCGCGTCGCGCAAAGAGTTCGCTGACCGCCGCACCCGCAAGACGATCGATGGCCAGCAGGTGGATGGCTGGTTCAGCGAGGACTTCACCCTGGCCGAGCTGAAGACGCTGTACGTGCGCGAGCGCCTGCCGGCGCTGCGCAGTACCGCGTTCGATGGTCAGTTCCGCATCGCCACCTTCGACGAGATCCTGGCCTTCCTGGTGCAGCAGGCCGGGCGCGCGAACAAGGGCATCGGCCTGGTGCCGGAGATCAAGCACCCCAGCTACTTCCAGTCCATCGGCCTGCCGATGGAGGACAAGGTGCTGGCCGCGCTGCAGGCCAACCCCTACACCAAGGTAGGGCCGGTCACGCTGCAGTCGTTCGAGACCGCCAACCTGCGCTACCTGCGCGGGAAAATCGGACGTGGCAGCAACATCCGTCTGCTGCAGTTGACTTGGAAAGGCGAAGCGCAGCCCGCGGACATCGCCAAGGCCGGTGGCGCGCTGACCTATGCGCAGATGCTGACCCCGGCCGGCCTGAAAGAGATCGCCACCTACGCCGACGGCATTGGTCCGGAACTGCGCTCGATCATTCCGTTGGACGCAAAGGGCGCGCTGGGTGCGCCGACCACAGTGGTGCGCGACGCGCACGCGGCGGGGCTGATGGTGATCCCCTATACCTTCCGGCCAGAGAACTCCTTCATTGCCGCGAACCTGCGCACCGGTGAGCCGAACGCTCGCAACAACGAGGGGTCCGTCGCGGAGATGCGGGCCTATCTGGCCACCGGCATCGATGCATTCTTCACCGATGATCCGGCACTGGGCCGTAAGGCCGTCGACGGCCCCTGA
- a CDS encoding PDDEXK nuclease domain-containing protein — MTPYPVSLIVPPEGYADWLEELKQRINSAQQRAALAVNRELVLLYWEMGRDILVRQSGQGWGSKVIERLAHDLRLAFPHAKGFSPRNLKYMRAFADAWPDPAFVQEVLAQLPWYHQLTLLEKLSTAPQRVWYANQAIQHNWSRSVLVLNIEGKLLERTGSAVTNFAMRLPKPHSDLARETLKDPYRFDFLAVGREASERELEDGLVRHATDFLLELGAGFDFVGRQVLLEVAGEAFFIDLLFYHLHLRCYVVVELKAGKFKPEHLGQLGFYLTAVNQQRKRADDNPTLGLLLCKERNKVVAEYALSENVQPMGIAEYHVLGPLPEALQTRLPSIEQIEKELADGPTKAG; from the coding sequence ATGACCCCATATCCCGTTTCCCTCATTGTCCCGCCAGAAGGCTATGCCGATTGGCTGGAGGAGCTGAAACAGCGCATCAACTCTGCCCAGCAACGCGCCGCGCTGGCCGTCAACCGTGAGCTCGTCCTGCTCTACTGGGAGATGGGACGGGACATCCTCGTCCGCCAGTCCGGGCAGGGATGGGGGAGCAAGGTCATCGAGCGCCTGGCCCATGATCTCAGGCTGGCCTTCCCCCACGCCAAAGGCTTCTCGCCGCGAAACCTCAAGTACATGCGTGCCTTTGCCGACGCCTGGCCGGACCCTGCATTTGTGCAAGAGGTGCTTGCACAATTACCGTGGTATCACCAACTGACTCTGCTGGAAAAGCTGTCGACTGCCCCACAACGTGTCTGGTACGCGAACCAGGCCATACAGCACAACTGGTCGCGGAGCGTGCTGGTGCTGAACATAGAAGGAAAACTGCTCGAACGCACCGGCTCTGCCGTCACCAACTTCGCGATGCGTCTTCCCAAGCCGCATTCGGATCTTGCCCGTGAAACATTGAAGGATCCCTACCGATTCGATTTCCTTGCGGTAGGGCGTGAGGCAAGTGAGCGCGAACTGGAAGACGGCTTGGTCCGACATGCCACGGACTTCCTGTTGGAGCTGGGTGCCGGCTTTGACTTCGTAGGCAGGCAGGTGCTCCTCGAAGTCGCAGGCGAAGCGTTCTTCATCGACCTTCTTTTCTATCACCTGCACCTTCGCTGCTATGTTGTCGTAGAGCTGAAGGCAGGCAAGTTCAAACCCGAGCATCTTGGGCAGCTGGGCTTCTATCTCACCGCCGTGAATCAGCAACGCAAGCGAGCCGACGACAATCCAACGCTTGGACTCCTGCTCTGCAAGGAACGCAACAAAGTGGTGGCCGAGTACGCCCTGAGTGAGAACGTGCAACCCATGGGCATCGCGGAATACCACGTGTTGGGCCCGTTGCCCGAAGCGCTGCAGACACGCCTCCCCAGCATCGAACAGATAGAGAAGGAGCTTGCAGACGGTCCGACCAAAGCCGGGTGA